A genomic region of Cannabis sativa cultivar Pink pepper isolate KNU-18-1 chromosome 1, ASM2916894v1, whole genome shotgun sequence contains the following coding sequences:
- the LOC115704602 gene encoding transcription factor SCREAM2 isoform X1, which yields MVSREHKRSAATLHEKLQLLRSITNSHALNKTSIIVDASKYIEDLKEKVQRLNQDMENNAQITSSSDHDDFNALPVQVSVKTLDKGFMINVLSEKSCPGLLVAVLEAFEDMGLNVLEARVSCADSFHLQAVGGENVEGESSMDAEAVKQAVMMSIKNWSETTEND from the exons ATGGTTTCTAGGGAGCACAAGAGATCAGCCGCAACTCTGCATGAGAAGCTGCAGCTTCTTCGTTCTATTACTAACTCTCATGCT CTCAACAaaacctcaatcatagtggaCGCGTCAAAGTACATTGAAGACTTAAAAGAAAAGGTCCAAAGATTGAATCAAGACATGGAAAATAATGCACAAATTACATCTTCAAGTGATCATGACGATTTTAATGCATTGCCTGTG caGGTCTCGGTGAAAACCCTAGATAAAGGGTTTATGATAAATGTGCTTTCGGAAAAGAGTTGCCCAGGTTTGCTTGTGGCCGTTTTGGAAGCTTTTGAAGATATGGGTCTTAACGTGCTTGAAGCTAGGGTTTCCTGTGCTGACAGTTTCCACTTACAAGCAGTAGGAGGAGAA AATGTAGAAGGTGAAAGCAGTATGGATGCTGAAGCTGTGAAGCAAGCCGTTATGATGTCGATTAAGAATTGGAGTGAAACCACTGAAAATGATTAA
- the LOC115704602 gene encoding uncharacterized protein LOC115704602 isoform X2 translates to MVSREHKRSAATLHEKLQLLRSITNSHALNKTSIIVDASKYIEDLKEKVQRLNQDMENNAQITSSSDHDDFNALPVVSVKTLDKGFMINVLSEKSCPGLLVAVLEAFEDMGLNVLEARVSCADSFHLQAVGGENVEGESSMDAEAVKQAVMMSIKNWSETTEND, encoded by the exons ATGGTTTCTAGGGAGCACAAGAGATCAGCCGCAACTCTGCATGAGAAGCTGCAGCTTCTTCGTTCTATTACTAACTCTCATGCT CTCAACAaaacctcaatcatagtggaCGCGTCAAAGTACATTGAAGACTTAAAAGAAAAGGTCCAAAGATTGAATCAAGACATGGAAAATAATGCACAAATTACATCTTCAAGTGATCATGACGATTTTAATGCATTGCCTGTG GTCTCGGTGAAAACCCTAGATAAAGGGTTTATGATAAATGTGCTTTCGGAAAAGAGTTGCCCAGGTTTGCTTGTGGCCGTTTTGGAAGCTTTTGAAGATATGGGTCTTAACGTGCTTGAAGCTAGGGTTTCCTGTGCTGACAGTTTCCACTTACAAGCAGTAGGAGGAGAA AATGTAGAAGGTGAAAGCAGTATGGATGCTGAAGCTGTGAAGCAAGCCGTTATGATGTCGATTAAGAATTGGAGTGAAACCACTGAAAATGATTAA